From the genome of Cellvibrio japonicus Ueda107, one region includes:
- a CDS encoding DUF4845 domain-containing protein produces the protein MSMVSLTSRTRSAAWLNRRYLAGQRGFSMIQWMLIILVAGFFLLFAFRVVPLYAENRYVVTALKSLEDGGSRLSDMTDAEIRKKLANFYMINNVRSEGPTKNIEIDRSNNNVLVMIDYETRVNLFYNIDLVLTFENHLDSTRPGLCCRPFKAETRD, from the coding sequence ATGAGTATGGTTTCTTTGACTTCCCGGACACGAAGTGCAGCCTGGTTGAACCGCCGCTACCTGGCCGGGCAGCGCGGTTTTAGCATGATCCAGTGGATGCTGATTATCCTGGTTGCCGGTTTCTTTTTGTTATTTGCATTCAGGGTTGTGCCTTTGTATGCCGAAAACCGCTATGTGGTGACGGCGCTGAAAAGCCTGGAAGACGGTGGCTCTCGCCTGAGTGATATGACAGATGCTGAAATTCGCAAGAAACTGGCCAATTTCTACATGATTAACAATGTGCGCAGTGAAGGCCCCACCAAGAATATTGAAATCGATCGCTCCAACAATAATGTGCTGGTAATGATTGACTATGAAACCCGCGTTAACCTGTTTTATAACATTGATCTAGTGCTTACGTTTGAAAACCATCTGGATAGCACCCGCCCAGGGTTGTGCTGCCGTCCCTTCAAAGCAGAGACCCGTGATTAA
- the recO gene encoding DNA repair protein RecO, translated as MRVDLQPAYILHARPYRDTSLLLDLLTPVYGRITAVARGVRQSKGHKRQLLNPFHRLLVNWQGKSELKLITGVETDHHYLQLQGNALYSGFYLNELLVRLLPEQDVITGLFERYEWTLDALHRGEPLEPLLREFEFMLLQGLGYALDFLHDCHSQQPIQSGYFYLCDIHQGFYSVPADSDPRFWIAGAHLLAIAAGDYSAADTRRVAKQLARLLFKPLLGKRPLKSRELFTPGSPH; from the coding sequence ATGCGAGTAGACCTGCAACCTGCCTATATCCTCCATGCGCGTCCTTATCGCGATACCAGCCTGTTGCTTGACTTATTAACGCCGGTGTATGGACGCATTACCGCCGTGGCGCGCGGTGTGCGCCAGAGCAAGGGCCACAAGCGCCAGTTGTTAAATCCCTTCCACCGCCTGCTGGTAAACTGGCAAGGCAAATCTGAATTAAAACTAATTACCGGCGTTGAAACGGATCACCATTATCTACAGTTGCAAGGTAATGCCCTGTATTCCGGTTTTTATCTCAACGAGCTTTTGGTTCGCTTGTTGCCGGAGCAGGATGTGATTACAGGATTGTTCGAGCGCTATGAATGGACACTGGATGCCCTGCATCGCGGTGAGCCCCTGGAGCCGCTACTGCGTGAATTTGAATTTATGCTGTTGCAGGGATTGGGCTACGCCCTGGATTTTCTGCACGATTGCCACAGCCAGCAACCTATTCAGAGCGGGTATTTTTATCTTTGTGATATTCACCAGGGATTCTATAGCGTCCCGGCAGATAGCGATCCTCGCTTTTGGATTGCCGGTGCACATTTGCTCGCCATTGCCGCAGGTGATTACAGCGCAGCGGATACTCGCCGTGTAGCCAAGCAGTTGGCGCGACTGTTGTTTAAACCCCTGTTAGGTAAACGACCGCTGAAAAGCCGGGAACTGTTTACGCCCGGTTCGCCTCACTGA
- the era gene encoding GTPase Era, translating to MSSDSPVLNGRCGYVAIVGRPNVGKSTLLNHLLGQKISITSRKPQTTRNAVVGIKTEGDVQIIFVDTPGLHLGQQKAINRYMNRAASTAMKDVDVVVFVVDRFIWNEEDDAVAQRLSQVKSPIILAVNKVDQIEDKDSLLPHLQALSEKLNVAEIVPISALRNANLERLEALIVERLPEGVHMYPEDQITDRSSRFMAAEIVREKITRQLGDELPYEMAVEIEEFKQEGSLLNISALILVEKPGQKKILIGDKGERIKLIGTQARLDMEKLFEMKIMLKLWVKIKSGWSDDERALRSLGYNDF from the coding sequence ATGTCCAGTGATTCCCCGGTGTTAAATGGCCGTTGCGGCTATGTTGCTATTGTCGGCCGCCCGAATGTCGGCAAGTCCACCCTGCTTAATCATCTGCTGGGGCAAAAAATCAGCATTACTTCACGCAAACCCCAGACTACACGCAATGCTGTCGTGGGTATCAAAACCGAAGGTGATGTACAAATTATCTTTGTGGATACCCCTGGCTTGCACCTGGGACAGCAGAAAGCGATCAACCGCTATATGAACCGTGCGGCAAGTACCGCCATGAAAGATGTTGATGTGGTGGTATTTGTGGTGGATCGGTTTATCTGGAATGAAGAGGACGATGCGGTTGCCCAGCGCCTGAGCCAGGTAAAAAGCCCCATTATCCTGGCGGTTAACAAAGTCGATCAGATCGAGGATAAGGACAGTTTATTGCCTCATTTGCAGGCATTGTCTGAAAAGCTGAATGTGGCAGAGATTGTGCCCATTTCGGCCTTGCGCAATGCCAACCTGGAGCGCCTGGAGGCTTTGATTGTTGAGCGCCTGCCTGAGGGGGTACATATGTATCCCGAAGATCAGATTACCGATCGCAGCTCGCGCTTTATGGCGGCGGAAATTGTGCGTGAAAAAATTACCCGCCAATTGGGCGATGAACTGCCTTATGAAATGGCCGTGGAAATTGAGGAATTTAAGCAGGAGGGAAGTTTGCTCAATATTTCGGCGTTGATTCTGGTCGAAAAACCCGGCCAGAAAAAAATCCTGATTGGCGACAAGGGTGAACGTATCAAGCTTATTGGCACCCAGGCTCGGCTCGATATGGAGAAATTATTTGAGATGAAAATCATGCTCAAGCTTTGGGTCAAGATCAAATCCGGTTGGTCTGATGACGAGCGCGCATTGCGCAGTCTGGGCTACAACGATTTTTGA
- the rnc gene encoding ribonuclease III, translated as MKYQRLEQRLGYSFNDQRQLQLALTHRSHGASNNERLEFLGDSILNFLIGEALFLRLDEAREGQMSRLRSQLVRGDTLAELAREFELGECLVLGEGELKSGGHRRDSILADAVEAIIGAIYLESGLDTCRERVLAWYGDRLDAISLDTSAKDPKSRLQEYLQAQRQPLPEYRVVEVGGEGHAQVFTIECHVAIAKQSTQAQASSRREAEKQAAAAMLKLLKL; from the coding sequence CTGAAATACCAGCGCCTGGAGCAACGTCTGGGCTATAGCTTCAATGACCAGCGCCAGTTGCAACTGGCGCTTACCCACCGCAGCCATGGGGCCAGCAATAACGAACGCCTCGAATTCCTGGGCGATTCCATCCTGAATTTTTTGATTGGTGAAGCCTTGTTTTTGCGCCTGGACGAGGCGCGCGAAGGGCAGATGAGCCGTTTGCGCTCACAGCTGGTTCGCGGCGATACCCTGGCGGAACTGGCGCGCGAATTTGAATTAGGTGAGTGCCTGGTGTTGGGGGAGGGCGAGCTTAAATCCGGTGGACATCGCCGCGATTCCATCCTGGCTGATGCGGTAGAGGCCATTATTGGTGCCATTTACCTGGAGTCAGGCCTGGATACTTGTCGGGAGCGTGTACTGGCCTGGTATGGCGATCGGTTGGACGCCATCAGCCTGGATACTTCTGCCAAAGATCCTAAATCCCGTTTGCAGGAGTATCTCCAGGCCCAGCGCCAGCCATTACCCGAGTATCGGGTGGTGGAAGTTGGCGGCGAAGGACATGCCCAGGTATTTACAATCGAGTGCCACGTCGCCATTGCCAAACAGTCGACACAGGCGCAAGCTTCCAGCCGTCGTGAAGCCGAAAAGCAGGCTGCCGCCGCCATGCTTAAATTGCTAAAACTCTAG
- a CDS encoding response regulator, whose protein sequence is MNKQPSSVKRSLKNYVWRLIFIPSVIVILLISISLTLLCISQLNKYIDMRGSILAQKMAHLLHQPLLDNNLQLAQQILAASIEEPFVRATHAYIAKSNTHLHSGPQFLPAEEPAEPNMQTPVKRHAFHSIRFAHPLVGVDNQNSLGWVEIELASSPYLVVRYEAIILSLALTLLCLVIGAYFALRLYQKIVDPLEHVKETVNQLARGKLNERIREQHTSEFFGLAESINTMAASMEAAQEDMQAHIDNAIEDLRETLETIEIQNVELDMARKEALEASRVKSEFLANTSHEIRTPLNGILGFINLALKTELNEKQREYMETIRDSAQNLLTVINGILDFSKIESGKLTLDYAPLPIRKTVDEVLHMLAPDAHEKNLQLITYIEPCIPRNLLGDALRFKQVLSNLVTNAIKYSDAGNIIVDISIAQRQETQITLKVAVTDQGIGLSQEEQENLFSAFSQVDSSSSREHDGTGLGLAICKGLVERMHGEIGVVSAPEQGSTFWFTARLGIDKRQPAPSQLANLSDYRILLCGENADSLKQLEKLLREWHANTHIISAVHDCFPILREARAQDKPFDLLVLDIAPNERKIPPLLLNNLAEQLESEFNCTLVACCTPAHQRLFRTHAEQSSILFINKPIAYDALLQTLGRQLDIHIKENRDQDQEDAQRPSARVLLVDDNPANLQLASELLRGLNTEVITANNGPLAIEACQTDEFDVIFMDIQMPGMDGIEATRRIRSMESGKRRTPIIALTAHTITEQKSELLIAGMDDCISKPVNETQLAHIINRWVSLTGKKNVIVQPEEKEPLVLNKLRETQPGELGSVDIQLCLKLANNKPALARDMLQMLLNSLEQEKEQINTALAQENYVQLGELIHRLYGSCCYCGVPKLKHISGLLDKLFQAGAYDHAKDAIPALIHALDDIVHWQKDKNIDALFGLDEISEANRA, encoded by the coding sequence ATGAATAAGCAACCCAGCAGCGTAAAAAGAAGCCTGAAAAATTATGTCTGGCGCCTGATCTTTATTCCCTCGGTCATTGTTATTTTATTGATCAGCATCAGCCTGACCTTGTTGTGCATTTCCCAGCTCAATAAATACATTGATATGCGCGGCAGCATACTTGCGCAAAAAATGGCGCATTTGCTTCATCAACCCCTGCTGGATAACAACCTGCAACTGGCGCAACAAATACTCGCCGCTTCCATCGAAGAACCCTTTGTGCGCGCCACACACGCCTACATTGCCAAGAGCAACACCCACTTGCATTCCGGCCCGCAATTCCTGCCGGCAGAGGAACCGGCAGAGCCCAATATGCAAACCCCGGTCAAGCGCCACGCCTTCCATAGCATCAGGTTTGCCCATCCGCTGGTCGGTGTTGACAACCAGAATTCCCTTGGTTGGGTAGAAATTGAACTCGCCTCCTCGCCTTACCTGGTCGTGCGTTATGAAGCGATTATCCTGAGCCTTGCCCTGACACTCCTGTGTCTGGTTATCGGGGCCTATTTTGCGCTGCGGCTTTACCAAAAAATTGTCGATCCACTGGAACACGTCAAGGAAACCGTCAATCAACTGGCTCGCGGCAAACTCAACGAGCGCATCCGCGAACAACATACCAGCGAATTTTTTGGTTTGGCAGAATCCATCAATACCATGGCGGCGTCCATGGAAGCCGCACAGGAAGATATGCAAGCCCATATCGACAATGCTATTGAAGATCTGCGCGAAACCCTGGAAACCATTGAAATCCAAAACGTCGAACTGGATATGGCGCGCAAGGAGGCCCTGGAAGCAAGCCGTGTTAAATCTGAATTCCTGGCCAATACCAGCCACGAAATCCGCACACCGCTCAATGGCATCCTTGGCTTTATCAACCTGGCATTAAAAACGGAACTCAATGAAAAACAGCGCGAGTACATGGAAACCATCCGCGACTCTGCGCAAAACCTGTTGACGGTTATCAACGGCATCCTCGACTTTTCCAAAATTGAATCCGGCAAGTTGACCCTGGATTACGCCCCACTGCCCATTCGCAAAACGGTTGATGAAGTACTGCACATGTTGGCACCCGATGCCCATGAAAAGAACCTGCAACTCATCACCTATATTGAGCCCTGCATTCCACGCAACCTGCTCGGCGATGCCCTGCGCTTTAAGCAGGTTCTCTCCAACCTGGTGACCAACGCGATCAAATACAGTGATGCCGGCAACATTATTGTGGATATCAGCATTGCACAGCGCCAGGAAACCCAGATCACCCTCAAGGTGGCAGTCACTGACCAGGGCATAGGCTTGTCGCAGGAAGAACAGGAAAATCTTTTTTCCGCCTTTAGCCAGGTCGATAGTTCCAGCAGCCGCGAACACGATGGCACAGGTTTGGGACTGGCTATCTGTAAAGGCCTGGTTGAGCGTATGCACGGTGAAATCGGCGTGGTCAGTGCACCCGAACAAGGTTCCACCTTTTGGTTTACCGCGCGCCTTGGTATCGATAAGCGCCAACCGGCACCGAGTCAACTCGCCAACCTGAGCGATTACCGCATTTTACTCTGCGGCGAAAATGCCGACTCGCTTAAACAGCTGGAAAAATTGTTGCGCGAATGGCATGCCAATACCCACATTATCAGTGCAGTACACGATTGTTTTCCCATACTGCGCGAGGCCCGTGCGCAAGATAAACCCTTTGACTTACTGGTGTTGGATATAGCCCCTAATGAGCGCAAGATTCCTCCATTACTACTCAACAACCTGGCTGAGCAACTGGAAAGCGAATTCAACTGTACACTGGTTGCCTGTTGCACGCCGGCACACCAACGCTTGTTCCGTACCCATGCTGAACAAAGCAGTATTTTGTTTATTAATAAACCTATTGCCTATGATGCCCTGCTACAAACCCTGGGACGACAGCTGGATATCCATATCAAGGAAAACCGCGATCAGGATCAGGAGGATGCCCAGCGTCCCAGCGCACGGGTATTGCTGGTAGATGACAACCCTGCCAATTTACAGCTGGCTTCGGAATTGTTGCGCGGCCTTAATACCGAGGTCATCACAGCCAACAATGGCCCCCTGGCCATCGAGGCCTGCCAAACCGATGAATTCGATGTAATTTTTATGGATATCCAAATGCCGGGGATGGATGGCATAGAAGCCACACGCCGTATCCGCTCAATGGAATCCGGAAAACGACGCACGCCTATTATTGCCCTGACCGCCCATACGATTACCGAACAAAAAAGTGAGCTATTAATTGCCGGCATGGACGATTGCATCAGCAAACCGGTTAATGAAACCCAGTTGGCCCATATTATCAATCGCTGGGTTAGCCTCACGGGGAAAAAGAATGTCATCGTACAACCGGAAGAAAAAGAGCCGCTCGTACTCAACAAACTGCGCGAAACACAGCCTGGGGAACTTGGCTCCGTCGATATCCAGTTATGCCTCAAGCTGGCTAACAACAAACCCGCCTTGGCCCGCGATATGTTACAGATGCTGCTCAACTCGCTGGAGCAGGAAAAAGAACAGATCAACACTGCCCTCGCGCAAGAAAACTATGTGCAACTGGGTGAATTGATTCATCGCCTGTACGGCAGCTGCTGCTATTGCGGTGTACCCAAGCTAAAGCATATCAGCGGTTTGCTCGACAAGCTGTTCCAGGCCGGTGCCTACGACCATGCCAAAGATGCCATACCGGCGCTTATCCATGCACTGGATGATATCGTTCATTGGCAAAAGGATAAGAATATTGACGCGCTGTTTGGCCTGGATGAAATCAGTGAGGCGAACCGGGCGTAA